In Arthrobacter sp. B3I9, the following are encoded in one genomic region:
- the rplM gene encoding 50S ribosomal protein L13, with the protein MRTYTPKPGDINRQWHVIDATDVVLGRLASQTAILLRGKHKATFASHMDMGDFVIIINAEKVALTGAKLEQKRAYRHSGYPGGLTSVNYAELLESNPVRAVEKAIKGMLPKNSLAAQQLGKLKVYRGAEHPHAAQQPKTFEITQVAQ; encoded by the coding sequence GTGCGTACGTACACCCCGAAGCCCGGCGATATCAACCGCCAGTGGCACGTCATTGACGCCACAGACGTTGTCCTTGGTCGTCTCGCCAGCCAGACCGCAATCCTGCTGCGCGGCAAGCACAAGGCCACCTTTGCGTCCCACATGGACATGGGCGACTTCGTCATCATCATCAACGCTGAAAAGGTCGCCCTGACCGGCGCCAAGCTGGAGCAGAAGCGCGCATACCGCCACTCCGGCTACCCGGGCGGCCTGACCTCCGTCAACTACGCGGAGCTGCTGGAATCCAACCCGGTCCGCGCCGTGGAGAAGGCCATCAAGGGCATGCTCCCGAAGAACTCCCTCGCTGCACAGCAGCTGGGCAAGCTGAAGGTGTACCGCGGTGCAGAGCACCCGCACGCCGCCCAGCAGCCCAAGACTTTCGAAATCACCCAGGTCGCCCAGTAG
- the rpsI gene encoding 30S ribosomal protein S9 produces MAQNEETTEAVEAEETLTSYTSESGPAEAEAPKKERPALTVAGAAVGRRKEAVARVRIVPGTGKWTINGRELANYFPNKLHQQDVNEPFKILDLEGAYDVIARIHGGGISGQAGALRLGIARSLNEVDTENNRATLKKAGYLRRDARVIERKKAGLKKARKAQQYSKR; encoded by the coding sequence GTGGCTCAGAACGAAGAGACCACCGAAGCCGTCGAGGCTGAGGAAACCCTGACCAGCTACACCTCGGAAAGCGGTCCTGCGGAAGCAGAAGCGCCGAAGAAGGAACGCCCGGCCCTCACGGTCGCCGGCGCAGCCGTTGGCCGCCGCAAGGAAGCCGTCGCACGCGTACGCATCGTTCCGGGCACCGGCAAGTGGACCATCAACGGCCGCGAACTGGCCAACTACTTCCCGAACAAGCTGCACCAGCAGGATGTCAACGAACCCTTCAAGATCCTTGATCTGGAAGGCGCCTACGACGTCATTGCCCGCATCCACGGCGGCGGCATTTCCGGCCAGGCCGGTGCGCTGCGCCTCGGTATCGCCCGTTCGCTGAACGAGGTTGACACCGAGAACAACCGCGCGACCCTCAAGAAGGCCGGTTACCTGCGCCGTGACGCACGCGTCATCGAGCGTAAGAAGGCCGGTCTCAAGAAGGCCCGTAAGGCTCAGCAGTACTCCAAGCGCTAA
- the glmM gene encoding phosphoglucosamine mutase, producing MSRLFGTDGVRGLANGLLTAELALQLAQAAAVVLGHDRNTNGARPRAVVARDPRASGEFLAAAVEAGLSSSGIDVYDAGVLPTPAAAYLVADLDADFGVMISASHNPAPDNGIKFFARGGQKLPDDVEDAIEERLGQEPFRPLGGEVGRIQRFSDAEDRYIVHLLGTLPHRLDGLKVVLDCAHGAASGCSPQVFKDAGAELVVIGAEPDGLNINEGVGSTHLGPLKRAVLEHGADLGIAHDGDADRCLAVDHEGNEVDGDEIMAILALALKASGKLKDDVLVATVMSNLGLKIALRQAGISLRETGVGDRYVLEEMRAGGFNLGGEQSGHVIFSDHATTGDGVLTGLQLAAQVALTGRPLKELATVMTKLPQVLINVKGVDRTRVKGDETVAAAVAQAEAELGDTGRVLLRPSGTEPVVRVMVEAADEATAQAVAERLAQVVRTELALALVPE from the coding sequence ATGTCGAGATTATTTGGAACAGATGGTGTCCGAGGTTTGGCGAACGGCCTGCTGACGGCTGAGCTGGCGTTACAGCTGGCCCAGGCCGCCGCCGTCGTGCTGGGACACGACCGCAATACCAACGGGGCGCGGCCCCGCGCCGTGGTGGCCCGGGACCCGCGTGCCAGCGGAGAGTTCCTCGCGGCCGCGGTGGAAGCCGGGCTCTCGAGCTCCGGAATCGACGTATATGACGCAGGCGTGCTTCCGACGCCGGCGGCGGCCTACCTGGTGGCCGATCTGGACGCGGACTTCGGCGTAATGATCTCGGCCTCCCACAACCCGGCCCCGGACAACGGGATCAAGTTCTTCGCCCGCGGCGGCCAAAAGCTGCCCGACGACGTCGAGGACGCCATCGAGGAACGGTTGGGCCAGGAGCCCTTCCGGCCCCTCGGCGGTGAAGTGGGCCGCATCCAGCGCTTCTCCGACGCTGAGGACCGCTACATCGTGCACCTCCTCGGGACGCTCCCGCACCGCCTGGACGGCCTGAAGGTGGTCCTCGACTGCGCCCATGGTGCAGCCAGCGGCTGCTCGCCCCAGGTTTTCAAAGATGCCGGGGCTGAGCTGGTCGTGATTGGCGCCGAACCTGACGGCCTCAACATCAACGAGGGTGTCGGCTCCACGCACCTGGGTCCGTTGAAGCGCGCCGTGCTGGAGCACGGCGCGGACCTGGGTATCGCCCACGACGGCGACGCGGACCGCTGTCTTGCAGTGGACCACGAGGGCAACGAGGTTGACGGCGACGAGATCATGGCGATCCTGGCGCTTGCGCTGAAGGCCTCCGGGAAGCTCAAGGACGATGTCCTGGTGGCGACTGTGATGAGCAACCTGGGCCTCAAGATCGCTCTGCGCCAGGCAGGCATCAGCCTGCGGGAGACCGGCGTCGGTGACCGGTACGTCCTTGAGGAAATGCGCGCCGGCGGCTTCAACCTCGGCGGCGAGCAGTCCGGGCACGTCATCTTTTCAGACCATGCCACGACCGGCGACGGCGTCCTGACAGGTCTCCAGCTGGCTGCGCAGGTGGCTCTGACGGGCCGGCCCCTGAAGGAGCTTGCCACCGTCATGACGAAACTTCCCCAGGTGCTGATCAACGTCAAGGGCGTGGACCGCACCCGGGTTAAGGGCGACGAAACGGTGGCCGCTGCCGTCGCGCAGGCCGAGGCCGAGCTCGGAGACACCGGCCGTGTTCTCCTGCGTCCCTCCGGCACGGAACCCGTGGTCCGTGTAATGGTCGAGGCCGCAGACGAAGCGACAGCACAGGCTGTGGCAGAACGCCTGGCCCAGGTGGTCCGCACCGAACTCGCCCTGGCGCTCGTTCCGGAGTAA
- a CDS encoding D-alanyl-D-alanine carboxypeptidase family protein, translated as MCHDAAGNQHRPESGAPGPGRRAFGRLLLAGSGLAALAACAPGTPPAPLPGASSASTTAAPAAGASPSPSSSPAGSADATSVAPTATAPAPASDPAAPRHSLTDPASPWVVVNKHRPLAPATFVPADLVRPAVRLAVTGEAALLNSTTAAAAEKMFAAAATAGVIMTLASGYRSYVTQSATYEGYVISRGQAEADTASARPGYSEHQTGWAFDIGDGGGACSFQPCFADQPAAVWAKANAHLFGFVVRYPWMLHGITGYYYEPWHLRYIGPEAATDMKNRGIGTLEEYFGLEAAPAYL; from the coding sequence GTGTGCCACGACGCAGCCGGGAACCAACACCGTCCGGAATCCGGGGCGCCCGGTCCGGGCCGGCGTGCCTTCGGCCGCCTGCTGCTGGCCGGATCCGGGCTTGCGGCTCTCGCCGCCTGCGCCCCCGGGACCCCTCCGGCGCCGCTGCCCGGAGCAAGTTCGGCCAGCACGACGGCGGCTCCGGCAGCAGGTGCCAGCCCGTCGCCGTCGTCCTCACCAGCGGGCTCTGCCGACGCGACATCCGTAGCGCCCACGGCGACTGCTCCAGCGCCAGCAAGCGACCCGGCGGCGCCCCGCCACTCGCTCACCGACCCGGCAAGCCCTTGGGTTGTTGTCAACAAGCACCGCCCCCTGGCGCCTGCCACGTTTGTGCCGGCAGACCTCGTCCGTCCCGCCGTCCGCCTCGCCGTGACCGGGGAGGCGGCCCTGCTTAACAGCACGACGGCGGCTGCCGCGGAGAAGATGTTTGCCGCCGCGGCAACGGCCGGCGTCATCATGACGCTTGCCAGCGGGTACCGCTCGTACGTCACGCAGTCCGCCACGTACGAAGGCTACGTGATATCCCGGGGGCAGGCCGAAGCGGACACCGCCTCCGCCCGTCCGGGGTATTCAGAGCACCAGACCGGCTGGGCGTTCGACATCGGTGACGGCGGCGGTGCCTGCAGTTTCCAGCCGTGCTTCGCCGATCAGCCGGCCGCCGTCTGGGCCAAGGCGAATGCGCACCTGTTCGGCTTCGTGGTGCGCTATCCGTGGATGCTGCACGGGATCACCGGCTATTACTACGAGCCCTGGCATCTGCGATATATAGGACCGGAGGCGGCCACCGACATGAAGAACCGCGGCATCGGGACGCTGGAGGAGTACTTCGGCCTGGAAGCGGCTCCGGCCTACCTGTAG
- the glmS gene encoding glutamine--fructose-6-phosphate transaminase (isomerizing), giving the protein MCGIVGYVGHSAGRTNTGHNALDVVLEGLRRLEYRGYDSAGIAVVADGTISSRKKSGKLSNLITELETAPLPESLTGIGHTRWATHGGPTDQNAHPHLADGGKLAVIHNGIIENFAELKLELLNKGVEFRSETDTEVAAALLGDIYRNQLDGSAANGGLTKAMQLACQRLEGAFTLLAVHADQPDVVVAARRNSPLVVGLGDGENFLGSDVSGFIDYTRRAVELGQDQIVSITSDSVEITDFYGAPAEGKEYKVDWDPASAEKGGFPSFMEKEIHDQPDAVLQTLLGRSDIDGKLTLDELRIDPELLKSVDKIIVLACGTSAYAGQVAKYAIERWCRIPTEVELSHEFRYRDPIVDANTLIVSISQSGETMDTLMAVRYAKEQGAKTVSICNTNGSTIPRESDAVLYTHAGPEIAVASTKAFLAQITAAYLLGLYLAQLRGNKFQGEIKDILSDLGKIPAKIQEILDNADQIKELGVAMADAKSVLFLGRHVGFPVAMEGALKLKELAYIHAEGFAAGELKHGPIALIEEGQPVFVVVPSPRGRDSLHAKVVSNIQEVRARGAKTIVIAEEGDEAVQAYAEHVFYIPETPPLLAPLLSTVPLQIFALALASAKGYDVDQPRNLAKSVTVE; this is encoded by the coding sequence ATGTGTGGAATCGTTGGATATGTGGGCCACTCCGCTGGCCGGACAAATACTGGACACAATGCCCTGGACGTTGTTCTCGAAGGTCTGCGCCGCCTGGAGTACCGGGGCTATGACTCGGCCGGCATCGCCGTGGTCGCGGACGGAACCATCTCCTCGCGCAAGAAGTCGGGGAAACTGAGCAACCTGATCACGGAGCTGGAGACCGCGCCGCTCCCGGAGTCCCTGACCGGCATCGGCCACACCCGCTGGGCAACCCACGGCGGCCCCACCGACCAGAACGCGCACCCGCATCTGGCCGATGGCGGGAAGCTGGCCGTGATCCACAACGGCATCATCGAAAACTTCGCCGAGCTCAAGCTGGAGCTCCTGAACAAGGGCGTGGAGTTCCGCTCCGAGACGGACACCGAGGTGGCTGCCGCGCTGCTGGGCGACATCTACCGCAACCAGCTGGACGGCAGCGCCGCCAACGGCGGCCTTACCAAGGCCATGCAGCTGGCATGCCAGCGCCTTGAAGGCGCATTCACCCTGCTCGCCGTGCACGCCGACCAGCCCGACGTCGTCGTGGCTGCCCGCAGGAACTCACCGCTCGTGGTGGGCCTTGGCGATGGGGAGAACTTCCTCGGCTCCGACGTTTCCGGCTTCATTGATTACACCCGGCGCGCCGTCGAGCTGGGCCAGGACCAGATCGTCAGCATCACCTCCGACTCCGTGGAAATTACCGACTTCTACGGTGCTCCCGCGGAAGGCAAAGAGTACAAGGTCGACTGGGATCCGGCTTCCGCGGAGAAGGGCGGTTTCCCGTCCTTCATGGAAAAGGAAATCCACGACCAGCCTGACGCTGTCCTGCAGACCCTGCTGGGCCGCTCCGACATCGACGGCAAGCTGACGCTGGACGAGCTCCGGATCGATCCGGAGCTGCTCAAGAGCGTCGACAAGATCATCGTCCTGGCCTGCGGCACCTCCGCCTACGCCGGCCAGGTCGCAAAGTATGCGATCGAGCGCTGGTGCCGGATCCCCACAGAGGTGGAACTCTCCCACGAATTCCGCTACCGGGATCCGATCGTCGACGCGAACACGTTGATCGTCTCGATCTCCCAGTCCGGCGAGACCATGGACACCCTGATGGCCGTCCGCTACGCCAAGGAACAGGGCGCCAAGACCGTCTCCATCTGCAACACCAACGGGTCCACCATTCCCCGCGAGTCCGACGCGGTGCTGTACACGCACGCCGGCCCGGAGATTGCGGTGGCCTCCACCAAGGCGTTCCTGGCGCAGATCACCGCCGCCTACCTGCTGGGCCTTTATTTGGCACAGCTGCGCGGCAACAAGTTCCAGGGCGAGATCAAGGACATCCTGTCGGACCTGGGCAAGATTCCGGCCAAGATCCAGGAAATCCTGGACAACGCAGACCAGATCAAGGAGCTCGGCGTAGCCATGGCAGACGCCAAGTCCGTGCTGTTCCTAGGCCGCCACGTTGGGTTCCCGGTGGCCATGGAGGGTGCGCTCAAGCTCAAAGAACTCGCCTACATCCACGCTGAAGGCTTCGCCGCGGGGGAATTGAAGCACGGGCCGATCGCGCTCATCGAGGAAGGGCAGCCCGTCTTCGTGGTGGTCCCCTCGCCCCGCGGCAGGGACTCCTTGCATGCCAAGGTGGTCTCCAACATCCAGGAGGTCCGGGCGCGCGGCGCCAAGACCATCGTGATCGCGGAAGAGGGCGACGAAGCGGTCCAGGCCTACGCCGAGCACGTCTTCTACATCCCGGAGACGCCTCCGCTGCTGGCGCCGCTGCTCAGCACCGTCCCGCTGCAGATCTTCGCCCTCGCCCTCGCCTCCGCGAAGGGTTACGACGTGGACCAGCCGCGCAACCTGGCCAAGAGCGTGACCGTAGAATAG
- a CDS encoding holo-ACP synthase, translated as MIVGIGVDVVDIERFGRQLERTPGLRDRLFVPAERELNTRSLAARFAAKEAVAKVLGAPAGMNWQDCWIGLDQNGPTIQVKGTVLAVADSKGVKRWHLSMSHDGGIATATVLAEG; from the coding sequence ATGATTGTTGGGATCGGCGTAGACGTCGTAGACATTGAACGGTTCGGCCGGCAGCTGGAGCGCACCCCCGGGCTGCGCGACAGGCTGTTCGTCCCCGCGGAGCGCGAACTGAACACGCGGTCCCTGGCCGCACGGTTCGCGGCGAAGGAGGCCGTGGCCAAGGTCCTTGGGGCGCCGGCCGGGATGAACTGGCAGGACTGCTGGATCGGGCTGGACCAGAACGGCCCGACGATTCAGGTCAAAGGCACTGTGCTGGCCGTCGCGGACTCGAAAGGCGTCAAACGCTGGCACCTCTCGATGAGTCACGACGGCGGAATCGCCACCGCCACGGTTCTCGCCGAGGGCTGA